The following proteins are co-located in the Verrucomicrobiia bacterium genome:
- a CDS encoding biotin--[acetyl-CoA-carboxylase] ligase: protein MTTDAKILHALREASNGSVSGAELSQKLGISRAAIWARIEELRKLGYEIEASPHLGYHLTSSPDSLHADDLMARLGKETIVGRHIQVFQETTSTNDIIEKLARDGVREGAVVFAESQTRGRGRLGRRWMSPRGKGLWFSVLLRPKLRPQQTTQLTVAAATALARAIRMETGLKPDIKWPNDILIRKKKVSGILTELNAELDQVKYVILGIGVDVNLATEEFPPDLGAVATSLRAEAGGRLISRAGLAVAILRELDRDYTRICAGQFAAVADEWESQCTTIGQNVRIAMGSRQIRGRAESLSAEGALLVRSEHGHLEPIIGGDVTLEK from the coding sequence GTGACCACTGACGCCAAAATCCTCCACGCGTTGCGCGAGGCTTCCAACGGCTCGGTTTCGGGGGCCGAGTTGTCGCAGAAACTCGGAATCAGCCGCGCTGCCATCTGGGCCCGAATCGAGGAACTCCGGAAGCTGGGCTACGAAATCGAGGCGAGCCCGCACCTCGGATATCACCTGACCAGCTCTCCCGATTCACTTCACGCGGACGATTTGATGGCGCGGCTTGGAAAGGAAACGATCGTCGGCCGGCATATCCAGGTGTTTCAGGAAACAACGTCCACCAATGACATCATCGAGAAACTCGCGCGTGATGGCGTCCGGGAAGGCGCCGTGGTGTTCGCCGAATCGCAGACCCGCGGCCGCGGACGGCTCGGCAGGCGCTGGATGTCACCTCGTGGAAAAGGACTATGGTTCTCTGTGTTGCTCCGACCGAAGTTGCGACCTCAACAGACGACGCAGTTGACCGTTGCTGCCGCCACAGCGCTGGCGCGTGCGATCCGCATGGAGACGGGACTGAAGCCGGATATCAAATGGCCAAACGATATTTTGATCCGGAAAAAGAAAGTGTCGGGAATTCTTACTGAACTTAACGCCGAGCTGGATCAGGTGAAATATGTCATCCTGGGAATTGGCGTGGACGTAAATCTCGCCACTGAAGAATTCCCACCCGACCTTGGCGCGGTGGCAACGTCGCTGCGTGCGGAGGCGGGCGGACGCCTGATATCGCGTGCCGGATTGGCCGTGGCAATCCTTCGCGAGCTCGACCGCGATTACACCCGAATTTGCGCCGGGCAATTTGCCGCGGTCGCGGATGAGTGGGAATCTCAATGCACCACCATCGGGCAGAACGTTCGCATCGCCATGGGATCCCGACAGATCCGCGGACGCGCCGAATCCCTGAGCGCGGAAGGAGCGTTGCTCGTCCGATCCGAGCACGGCCACCTGGAACCCATCATCGGTGGAGACGTGACGCTGGAGAAATAG
- a CDS encoding type III pantothenate kinase gives MFILFDIGNTNTHVGLADGKRIVKHRDLATSELRNGGVRDALLDFAGRGRITGAALCSVVPRATPLVLKAVWQLWKLDALELTPRTLKVVGIDYPRPNSIGPDRLANAAAACHHFGAPVVVVDFGTAVTFDVVNRRCEYVGGIIAPGLAAMTDYLHEKTALLPKIKIREISSSVGKSTEQAMLIGAVQGYRGLVRELIAGLKRELNVRRLPVIATGGYAKLIAAKLPEISAVEPNLTLEGLRLVLSKQA, from the coding sequence ATGTTCATCCTCTTCGACATCGGGAATACAAACACCCACGTGGGCCTCGCAGACGGCAAGCGCATCGTCAAGCATCGGGACCTGGCAACCTCGGAACTCCGCAATGGCGGCGTGCGGGATGCCTTGCTGGATTTCGCAGGGCGCGGCCGCATCACAGGCGCGGCGCTGTGCAGCGTTGTGCCACGAGCCACGCCCCTGGTTCTCAAAGCGGTGTGGCAGTTGTGGAAGCTGGATGCGCTGGAATTGACACCTCGAACGCTGAAAGTCGTTGGCATTGACTATCCGCGGCCCAATAGCATTGGTCCCGACCGCCTCGCCAACGCCGCAGCGGCGTGCCATCACTTTGGTGCGCCAGTCGTGGTCGTCGATTTCGGAACCGCAGTGACGTTCGACGTGGTGAATCGCCGATGCGAATATGTGGGCGGCATCATCGCGCCGGGATTGGCGGCGATGACCGATTACCTGCACGAGAAGACGGCATTGCTGCCAAAGATCAAGATCCGCGAAATCTCAAGTTCGGTTGGGAAGAGCACGGAGCAGGCGATGTTAATTGGCGCGGTGCAGGGTTACCGCGGTCTGGTACGCGAGCTGATCGCGGGTTTGAAACGTGAACTCAACGTGCGGCGGCTTCCGGTCATTGCGACGGGCGGGTACGCGAAGTTGATCGCGGCAAAGCTTCCTGAAATTTCGGCAGTGGAACCGAACCTTACACTCGAAGGGCTGCGGCTCGTCCTGTCCAAACAGGCATAG
- the pheT gene encoding phenylalanine--tRNA ligase subunit beta, with translation MKVTLNWLKQYVDFDWTADELSERLTMLGLEVESVHKIAAEFEGVVVAEVISRDKHPNADKLSLCRVNDGKGERQIVCGAQNFKAGDKVPLILPGASLPMKAGDKEPFTIKVGKIRGVESHGMMCSPQELGLPDAVDGLLILREDATVGQPFAEYLGRSGSDVVYDLEITPNRPDWNSVIGIAREIAALTGNPLRLPEIVLSPSEVRAADQVAVRIEDVERCPRYTARIIRGVKVGQSPDWLKNALEKVGIRSISNVVDVTNFVMLEIGQPLHAFDYHLIAKGADGKPAIVVRRAVDGEKFTTLDGQERTLSSDMLLVADEQKGIALAGIMGGRNTEINEQTVDVLIESAYFEPANIRRTSKRLGLRSDSSYRFERGADAGICDWASQRAAQLILQTAGGQLAKDAVDVHPNPPIAREIPLRFRRTNELLGTNISDEQQANYLRALGLEQRQGQAGVHFRVPSFRVDIKREVDLIEEVARLHGVDKIPSTPPRGAIGQNPFDSVHDQLAEARRVLCGLGLSEAQGQTLVPKSEIKNAASGVGIVGLANPLSADMDVLRPTLLTGMVHALRHNVSRKSHDLGLFEAGRVFGSANGLIKEERRIALALTGQRNPLFWSGENRDAKMDIYDLKGVLEEFLEQFGMRGVVFTRRAEGTDLFLESATIQLGKLSLGEMGQLLPALARQYDLRDPVFLAELNLDQLLARRNPAKSFKTLPSFPSSRRDVAMLVADTVTHEAVLQVVKQTRPANLESVDLFDVFRGKNVPAGQKSMAYAFTYRNSERTLTDIEVNAAHEKLVAQLKQTLQAAIRES, from the coding sequence ATGAAAGTCACCCTGAATTGGCTCAAACAATACGTGGATTTTGACTGGACGGCAGACGAGTTGTCCGAACGCCTGACCATGCTCGGCCTTGAAGTGGAAAGCGTTCACAAAATCGCCGCCGAGTTCGAAGGAGTCGTCGTTGCAGAGGTGATCAGCCGCGACAAGCACCCGAATGCCGACAAGCTTTCGCTCTGCCGGGTCAACGATGGCAAGGGCGAACGCCAGATCGTCTGCGGCGCGCAGAATTTCAAGGCGGGTGACAAGGTCCCGCTGATTCTGCCCGGGGCTTCGCTGCCAATGAAGGCGGGCGACAAGGAACCATTCACCATCAAAGTGGGAAAGATCCGCGGAGTTGAATCACACGGCATGATGTGTTCCCCGCAGGAGCTCGGCTTGCCAGACGCCGTGGACGGTTTGCTCATCCTCCGCGAGGATGCCACGGTCGGCCAGCCCTTCGCCGAATACCTCGGGCGCAGCGGCAGCGATGTTGTTTACGACCTGGAAATCACGCCCAATCGCCCCGACTGGAACAGTGTGATTGGAATTGCCCGCGAGATTGCTGCGCTCACTGGCAATCCGCTGCGCTTGCCTGAAATTGTTTTGTCCCCATCCGAAGTTCGCGCTGCAGATCAAGTGGCTGTTCGTATCGAAGACGTCGAACGCTGCCCGCGTTACACAGCGCGAATCATCCGAGGCGTCAAGGTTGGGCAAAGTCCGGACTGGCTGAAGAACGCTCTGGAAAAAGTGGGGATTCGCAGCATCAGCAACGTGGTGGATGTCACCAACTTCGTGATGCTCGAAATCGGCCAGCCGCTGCATGCTTTTGATTATCACCTCATAGCGAAGGGCGCCGATGGCAAGCCGGCGATCGTGGTCCGCCGAGCGGTCGACGGCGAGAAATTCACGACCCTGGACGGGCAGGAGCGCACGCTCAGCAGTGACATGCTGTTGGTTGCCGATGAACAGAAGGGCATTGCGCTGGCGGGAATCATGGGCGGCCGGAACACAGAGATCAATGAGCAGACCGTCGATGTGCTGATCGAGAGCGCGTACTTCGAGCCCGCGAACATCCGCCGCACGAGCAAACGATTGGGATTGCGCAGCGATTCGAGTTATCGCTTCGAGCGCGGGGCCGATGCAGGGATCTGCGACTGGGCGAGCCAGCGCGCGGCCCAATTGATTCTGCAGACGGCGGGCGGGCAGCTCGCGAAGGACGCCGTGGATGTTCATCCGAATCCTCCGATTGCTCGCGAGATCCCGTTGCGCTTCCGCAGGACAAACGAATTGCTGGGAACAAACATCAGCGACGAACAGCAGGCGAATTATCTGCGCGCCCTTGGACTGGAACAACGTCAAGGACAAGCTGGCGTTCATTTTCGCGTGCCCAGCTTTCGGGTCGATATCAAGCGGGAAGTGGACCTGATCGAGGAAGTCGCACGCTTGCATGGGGTCGACAAAATTCCATCCACGCCGCCCCGAGGCGCAATTGGCCAGAACCCGTTCGATTCCGTCCACGATCAGCTTGCCGAAGCGCGCCGAGTGCTCTGCGGTCTTGGGCTCAGCGAGGCGCAGGGGCAGACACTCGTTCCGAAGTCTGAAATTAAAAATGCTGCATCGGGGGTTGGAATTGTCGGCCTCGCCAATCCCTTGAGTGCGGACATGGACGTCCTGCGCCCCACGCTCCTGACCGGCATGGTCCATGCACTCCGGCATAACGTCAGCCGCAAGAGCCATGATCTTGGCTTGTTCGAGGCAGGCCGTGTCTTTGGGTCCGCCAATGGCTTAATCAAGGAGGAACGCCGCATCGCGCTCGCGCTCACTGGCCAGCGCAATCCGCTGTTCTGGAGCGGTGAGAATCGCGATGCAAAGATGGACATTTACGACTTGAAAGGCGTGCTTGAAGAATTTCTGGAGCAGTTTGGCATGCGTGGTGTTGTGTTCACGCGTCGGGCTGAGGGCACGGATCTGTTCCTTGAATCAGCCACCATTCAGCTGGGGAAGTTGTCCCTTGGCGAAATGGGGCAATTGCTGCCGGCGCTCGCCCGGCAATACGATTTGCGGGATCCCGTGTTCCTTGCGGAATTGAACCTCGACCAACTGCTGGCACGGCGAAATCCGGCGAAGTCGTTCAAGACGCTGCCCTCATTCCCATCGAGCCGGCGCGACGTTGCCATGCTCGTGGCGGACACCGTGACACATGAAGCCGTGCTGCAGGTCGTGAAGCAGACGCGGCCGGCGAACCTGGAGTCGGTGGACTTGTTCGATGTCTTCCGCGGCAAGAATGTTCCCGCCGGGCAAAAGAGCATGGCCTACGCGTTCACCTATCGGAATTCGGAACGAACGCTGACGGACATTGAAGTGAACGCGGCGCACGAAAAGCTCGTGGCGCAATTGAAGCAAACGTTGCAGGCGGCGATTCGGGAATCTTAA
- the trpA gene encoding tryptophan synthase subunit alpha — protein sequence MNRIVERFARLKRDGQKGFVVYIGAGDPHLAATRSLALAFDKAGVDVLELGIPFSDPLADGVVNQLAAQRGLEAGTTPAKVLETVAAIRRDAQLPIVLYIYFNLIHKVGLEQFVRNAAEAGVDGLLVLDLPPEESVNYESVMKAAGLCQIYLIAPTTPEDRIELIAKRAAGFIYYVSREGVTGMQQKISDTIGTMTNRIRAHTTLPIAIGFGVSTPEQARTVAIHGDAVVVGSAIVNQIAEQGKSPDLVQRVSAFVQSLSEAIKQAHLKV from the coding sequence ATGAACCGAATCGTTGAACGCTTCGCACGATTGAAGCGTGATGGCCAAAAGGGTTTCGTCGTTTACATCGGAGCCGGAGATCCGCACCTCGCCGCCACCCGTTCCCTCGCCCTCGCGTTCGACAAAGCCGGAGTGGATGTGCTTGAGCTCGGGATTCCGTTCAGCGATCCCCTCGCGGATGGCGTCGTCAACCAACTGGCCGCGCAACGCGGGCTTGAGGCAGGCACCACGCCCGCGAAGGTCCTTGAAACCGTCGCCGCGATCCGCCGGGATGCACAGCTGCCGATCGTCCTCTATATCTATTTCAATCTCATTCACAAGGTCGGGCTCGAACAATTCGTCAGGAATGCCGCAGAGGCAGGAGTGGACGGACTGCTGGTGCTGGACCTGCCGCCCGAGGAAAGCGTGAACTACGAGTCGGTGATGAAGGCAGCCGGGCTCTGCCAGATTTACCTGATTGCTCCCACAACTCCTGAAGACCGGATTGAACTGATCGCAAAACGCGCCGCCGGTTTTATTTACTACGTCTCGCGCGAAGGAGTCACCGGCATGCAGCAGAAAATCTCGGATACCATCGGAACAATGACAAACAGAATCCGGGCTCACACAACGCTTCCAATCGCCATCGGCTTCGGCGTGTCGACGCCTGAACAGGCGCGAACTGTGGCGATCCACGGTGACGCCGTGGTGGTCGGCAGCGCCATCGTCAACCAGATCGCCGAACAGGGGAAATCTCCCGACCTCGTTCAGCGCGTTTCGGCGTTTGTGCAGTCGTTGAGCGAGGCCATCAAGCAGGCCCATTTAAAGGTCTAG
- a CDS encoding cytochrome d ubiquinol oxidase subunit II — MMTQAELVGIVMLFALTFYALGGGADFGGGVWDLLARGPRTREQRDLIASAIGPIWEANHVWLILVIVLLFVAFPAAFSAISIALHIPLTVMLIGIVLRGSAFVFRSYDTQRDDVQRRWSRLFAAGSIVSPLMLGVCVGAVASGQIRVDVETGVVQTNFFSQWMAPFPFAIGFFVLALFAFLAAVYLAWEAKDPMLKDDFRQRALWSGIAVAVTAFGSLLLAGDGAPMLRSGLAQSWWALPFQLLTGAVAVMTLAALWLRKFHAARVLAISQVALIIWGWGFSQFPFLVAPNLTFTNSAAPDNILRSLLIALAAGAVLLLPSLWYLFRVFKRRED, encoded by the coding sequence ATGATGACGCAGGCTGAGTTGGTGGGAATCGTCATGTTGTTCGCGCTCACATTTTACGCGCTGGGCGGCGGAGCGGATTTTGGCGGCGGGGTGTGGGATCTTCTCGCGCGTGGCCCAAGAACACGCGAACAGCGCGATTTAATCGCGAGCGCAATCGGACCTATCTGGGAGGCCAATCATGTCTGGCTCATTCTCGTCATCGTGCTCCTGTTTGTAGCATTCCCGGCGGCGTTCTCCGCCATCAGCATCGCTTTGCACATCCCGCTGACCGTGATGCTGATCGGGATTGTCCTGCGAGGTTCAGCCTTCGTGTTCCGCAGTTACGATACGCAGAGGGACGATGTTCAGCGGCGCTGGAGCCGCTTGTTCGCGGCTGGCAGCATTGTTTCTCCTTTGATGCTTGGAGTGTGCGTTGGCGCGGTGGCATCGGGGCAAATTCGAGTCGATGTTGAAACTGGCGTCGTGCAAACCAACTTTTTCTCGCAATGGATGGCTCCGTTCCCATTCGCAATAGGTTTTTTCGTTCTGGCATTGTTTGCGTTTCTTGCGGCGGTTTACCTGGCATGGGAGGCGAAGGATCCAATGTTGAAGGATGATTTCCGGCAGCGCGCATTGTGGTCTGGGATTGCGGTGGCAGTGACGGCATTCGGTTCGCTCCTGCTTGCGGGTGATGGCGCCCCGATGCTGCGATCCGGCCTCGCGCAGTCATGGTGGGCATTGCCGTTCCAGTTGCTCACCGGCGCGGTGGCCGTCATGACACTCGCCGCGCTGTGGCTCAGGAAATTTCATGCGGCGCGCGTGCTGGCGATCAGCCAGGTGGCATTGATCATTTGGGGTTGGGGCTTTTCCCAGTTCCCATTCCTGGTTGCGCCGAACCTCACGTTCACCAACTCGGCCGCGCCTGATAACATCCTCCGCAGCCTCCTGATTGCGCTCGCGGCGGGCGCAGTGCTGCTGCTTCCCTCGCTGTGGTATTTGTTCCGCGTCTTTAAACGACGCGAGGACTAG
- the nadC gene encoding carboxylating nicotinate-nucleotide diphosphorylase — protein sequence MPTIDFRAFKGLGHARPVQPLDPDDINSAVREALAEDIGHGDATTLATVPADAVASAVMRAREPLTVAGLALAETAFRQQPGSLQIEKHVQDGAHIEAGAVLLSLSGTARSILTGERIALNFVQRLSGIATLTDRFVRAVEGTHAHILDTRKTTPGWRRFEKYAVACGGGRNHRFGLFDMVLIKDNHLAAVGQTEGNAVAAAIQRARKAYPNLKVEVEADTLEQVAEAAAANADIVLLDNMAPEILRAAVEICRGVCQTEASGGVNLGTVRAIAETGVDFISVGALTHSARAVDIGLDFVTQPTRPRDH from the coding sequence GTGCCAACAATTGACTTTCGCGCGTTCAAGGGTTTGGGCCATGCTCGGCCAGTGCAACCGCTGGATCCTGATGACATTAATTCTGCCGTGCGCGAAGCCCTCGCAGAGGACATTGGCCACGGCGACGCCACAACGCTGGCAACGGTTCCGGCCGATGCCGTGGCTTCCGCTGTGATGCGCGCCCGCGAACCGCTCACTGTTGCGGGATTAGCCTTGGCCGAGACAGCCTTTCGCCAGCAGCCCGGATCCCTGCAGATTGAGAAACACGTGCAGGATGGCGCGCACATCGAGGCAGGCGCGGTTCTCCTGAGCCTCTCCGGCACGGCTCGATCGATCCTGACGGGCGAGCGGATCGCGCTGAATTTTGTGCAACGGCTCTCGGGTATCGCGACGCTCACGGACCGATTCGTGCGGGCGGTCGAGGGAACGCACGCGCACATTCTCGACACGCGCAAAACAACCCCGGGCTGGCGGCGATTTGAGAAATACGCCGTTGCATGCGGCGGCGGGAGGAATCACCGCTTCGGACTGTTCGACATGGTTCTCATCAAGGATAACCATCTCGCAGCGGTCGGACAGACGGAGGGAAACGCTGTCGCCGCAGCCATTCAACGGGCTCGCAAGGCTTATCCAAACCTCAAGGTGGAAGTGGAAGCCGATACGCTGGAGCAGGTGGCGGAGGCCGCAGCAGCAAACGCGGACATCGTTCTCCTCGACAACATGGCGCCGGAAATCCTTCGCGCAGCGGTGGAGATATGCCGCGGCGTTTGCCAGACGGAGGCGAGCGGCGGCGTGAACCTCGGAACAGTGCGCGCCATTGCGGAGACAGGTGTCGATTTCATTTCTGTTGGCGCCCTCACACATTCCGCGCGGGCTGTCGACATCGGCCTGGACTTCGTAACACAACCGACACGCCCGCGTGACCACTGA
- the rnhA gene encoding ribonuclease HI, producing the protein MKEVTIHTDGGCHGNPGPGAWAAVLRYGSHCREMCGAEIATTNNRMELRAAIEGLRALKEPCAVTLFTDSEYLRKGITLWIHGWRRNGWRTQERKPVKNADLWKDLDAAASQHRVKWEWLKGHAGHADNERCDVLANQQIKALKKTHSEAELRAAAGLLQNA; encoded by the coding sequence GTGAAGGAAGTCACCATCCACACGGACGGAGGATGCCATGGAAACCCGGGGCCGGGAGCGTGGGCCGCGGTGTTGCGCTATGGTTCCCACTGCCGCGAAATGTGTGGCGCCGAGATCGCAACCACGAACAACCGAATGGAACTGCGCGCAGCCATCGAGGGTCTGCGCGCCCTGAAGGAACCGTGTGCTGTCACGCTGTTCACCGATTCCGAATATCTTCGCAAGGGCATCACCCTCTGGATTCACGGCTGGCGGCGCAATGGCTGGCGCACGCAGGAGAGGAAGCCTGTAAAAAACGCGGACCTTTGGAAGGACCTCGACGCCGCCGCGTCACAACACCGCGTGAAATGGGAATGGCTGAAAGGCCATGCGGGCCATGCCGACAATGAACGTTGTGATGTGCTGGCGAATCAGCAGATCAAGGCATTGAAGAAAACACATTCCGAGGCAGAACTTCGAGCCGCGGCAGGACTGCTTCAAAACGCTTGA
- a CDS encoding PGPGW domain-containing protein — protein sequence MGPAHARSGSAKWRHILHLDALSPSVRKTIIGIVGGVVLLVGLALLFLPGPAFVVIPLGLAILASEFAWARLYVKKARKWFERGRDKYRRHRDERRSRRSKA from the coding sequence ATGGGTCCCGCGCATGCACGGAGTGGTTCTGCGAAGTGGCGGCATATATTGCACCTGGACGCACTGTCGCCGTCGGTTCGCAAGACCATCATTGGAATTGTCGGGGGCGTCGTGCTCCTGGTTGGCCTCGCGTTGCTATTCCTGCCGGGTCCGGCATTCGTGGTGATTCCCCTCGGGCTCGCGATCCTTGCAAGCGAATTCGCCTGGGCCCGCCTTTATGTAAAAAAGGCGCGCAAATGGTTTGAACGTGGGCGGGACAAATACCGCCGGCACCGTGACGAACGCCGCAGCCGCCGTTCGAAAGCCTGA
- a CDS encoding sugar phosphate nucleotidyltransferase, producing the protein MKSKADPKDRFVIIMAGGRGERFWPVSREKTPKQLIKLLGRRSFLQEAVDRVTPLVPLKNVLIITNAAQAPEVRRQLPKLPRANVIAEPIGRDTCAAVTLGAAIVGARSTTGIMAVLPADHVIPEPKKFQQILSDSFDLASRGRAIITIGIKPNEPATGYGYIRVGEPLPPPAGVKSYTTVFHRAEQFVEKPNFEKATEYLASGQYRWNAGMFIWSFVTITEALQKHQPEMFEACQRWFKAAAQPVKLARVLAREYPVIPKISIDYALMEKAQNVVCADGAFAWDDLGAWNALSRHLKVDPEGNCAVGEFVHVDAARNIIFDARTRHRTPIAVVGLRDSILVQTDDAVLLAHKSQSQKIKELVKKLAENPRLRHLV; encoded by the coding sequence ATGAAATCAAAAGCCGATCCCAAAGACAGATTCGTCATCATCATGGCAGGCGGACGCGGGGAACGGTTCTGGCCTGTAAGCCGCGAGAAAACCCCGAAGCAACTGATCAAGCTGCTGGGCCGCCGATCCTTTCTCCAGGAGGCAGTTGACCGCGTTACGCCACTCGTTCCCCTCAAGAACGTCCTCATCATCACGAACGCCGCACAGGCGCCGGAAGTGCGGAGGCAGCTTCCGAAACTGCCGCGCGCGAACGTCATTGCAGAGCCGATCGGCCGCGACACGTGCGCGGCGGTGACGCTCGGCGCAGCAATTGTTGGCGCGCGCTCGACCACAGGCATCATGGCAGTGCTGCCCGCCGACCACGTCATTCCCGAGCCGAAAAAGTTTCAGCAGATCCTGTCCGACTCCTTTGACCTCGCGAGCCGCGGACGGGCCATCATTACCATCGGCATCAAACCGAACGAACCCGCGACGGGCTATGGTTACATACGGGTTGGCGAACCGTTGCCGCCGCCTGCCGGCGTGAAGTCTTACACGACCGTTTTCCATCGCGCGGAACAGTTTGTTGAGAAACCGAACTTCGAGAAAGCCACGGAGTATCTCGCGAGCGGACAATATCGCTGGAACGCTGGCATGTTTATTTGGTCGTTCGTCACGATCACAGAGGCGCTGCAGAAACATCAGCCCGAGATGTTCGAAGCCTGCCAGCGCTGGTTCAAGGCAGCGGCCCAGCCTGTGAAACTCGCAAGGGTCCTCGCCAGGGAATATCCCGTCATTCCGAAAATCTCCATCGACTATGCCCTGATGGAAAAGGCGCAGAACGTTGTCTGTGCGGACGGCGCGTTTGCCTGGGACGACCTGGGCGCATGGAACGCCCTGTCGCGCCATTTGAAGGTGGATCCCGAAGGCAATTGCGCGGTCGGTGAGTTCGTTCACGTGGATGCCGCGCGAAACATCATCTTCGATGCCCGCACGCGGCATCGGACCCCTATCGCCGTCGTGGGCCTGCGCGATTCGATTCTTGTGCAGACTGATGACGCGGTTCTGCTGGCACACAAGAGCCAGTCGCAAAAGATCAAGGAACTCGTGAAAAAGCTCGCGGAAAATCCCAGGCTGAGGCATCTCGTTTAG
- a CDS encoding cytochrome ubiquinol oxidase subunit I, translating into MSDLLAARSQMAMSLAFHIIFAVVGIAMPLMMVMAEWKWLRTRDDVYLTLAKQWAKGTAILFAVGAVSGTVLSFELGLLWPEFMRYAGPIIGMPFSLEGFAFFLEAIFLGIYLYGWKRVSPWAHWFSGVMVAFSGMMSGVFVVTANAWMNTPAGFELVNGKPVNIDPIAAMLNPAAVQQVVHMTLAAYAAVGFAVAAIHAFMLRRDRENLFHRRAFVIAFIVGAVTSVLQPLSGDFLARQVFRYQPIKLAAMEGQFETERRAPLRIGGWPDEKTGTTRYAIDIPAGLSLLVHHDPDGEIKGLNEFPRDEWPPVAIVHVAFQIMVGCGMTLLAASLAGAWLAWRKKKLCDQRWFLTFVMLCGPLGFIAIEAGWTVTEVGRQPWIIYNYMRTADAVTPMPGLIVPFISFTILYIFLAFVVVFLLKRQVFESPRIFRPPERTKP; encoded by the coding sequence ATGAGTGACCTGCTTGCTGCCCGATCGCAAATGGCGATGTCGCTCGCGTTCCACATCATCTTCGCCGTGGTCGGCATCGCCATGCCCCTGATGATGGTGATGGCGGAGTGGAAATGGCTGCGGACGCGTGATGACGTTTATCTCACGCTTGCGAAGCAGTGGGCCAAGGGGACCGCGATCCTGTTTGCGGTGGGCGCGGTTTCCGGAACCGTTCTTTCGTTCGAACTGGGGTTGCTCTGGCCGGAGTTCATGCGTTACGCGGGTCCGATTATTGGGATGCCGTTCTCGCTGGAGGGTTTCGCGTTTTTCCTCGAGGCGATCTTTCTCGGAATTTATCTGTATGGCTGGAAGCGCGTGTCGCCCTGGGCACATTGGTTTTCAGGCGTCATGGTGGCGTTCAGCGGCATGATGTCAGGCGTCTTTGTTGTCACGGCGAATGCATGGATGAATACGCCTGCCGGATTTGAACTGGTGAATGGCAAGCCCGTGAACATCGATCCCATCGCCGCAATGCTGAATCCCGCGGCGGTGCAGCAGGTCGTTCACATGACGCTGGCGGCGTATGCAGCGGTTGGATTTGCAGTCGCTGCCATTCACGCATTCATGTTGCGGCGCGATCGGGAGAACCTGTTTCATCGGCGCGCATTCGTGATCGCGTTCATCGTCGGCGCAGTCACTTCCGTATTGCAGCCGCTGAGCGGCGATTTCCTCGCGCGGCAGGTTTTCCGCTATCAACCCATCAAACTGGCTGCAATGGAAGGGCAGTTTGAAACGGAACGCCGCGCGCCTTTGCGCATTGGCGGCTGGCCGGATGAGAAAACCGGGACAACGCGATATGCAATCGATATTCCTGCCGGCCTCAGCCTGCTGGTTCATCACGATCCCGACGGCGAGATCAAAGGGTTGAACGAATTCCCCAGGGACGAATGGCCGCCCGTTGCCATCGTTCACGTTGCGTTTCAAATCATGGTGGGTTGCGGCATGACGCTGCTGGCGGCAAGCCTGGCGGGCGCGTGGCTTGCGTGGCGGAAGAAAAAGCTTTGCGATCAACGCTGGTTTCTGACGTTTGTCATGCTCTGCGGCCCGCTGGGATTCATTGCGATCGAGGCAGGGTGGACGGTGACGGAAGTCGGACGCCAGCCCTGGATCATTTACAATTACATGCGGACTGCCGACGCAGTCACGCCCATGCCAGGGCTGATCGTGCCGTTCATCTCGTTCACCATTCTCTACATTTTCCTGGCATTCGTCGTCGTGTTCCTGTTGAAACGGCAGGTGTTTGAAAGCCCGCGCATTTTTCGTCCGCCCGAAAGGACCAAGCCATGA